In Paludibaculum fermentans, the genomic stretch CGCGCCGGGATCCCAGTTCTTCCGCTCTGCCAGCGCCGCGACGATGAGGGAAGCCAGAATCAGGCAACCGACAGGCGTGTCGGCATACTGCCCCGGAGCCTGCCGCCACAACGGCGTCGACGCCAGCAGAATCACGCCGCCCAGCCAGCCGAGTGCCGGCGACCGCAGCAGCGCCAGCGCAAACCCGAGCAACAGCGGGATGGCCGCACCGAACAACAGGGAAGCGATGATCGGCACGCGGGCATCGCCCACCGCTCCGCCATAGATCCAACCACGAGCCACTACCGAGGGCCACAACAGCGGGGCATCGGCGTTGGCCAATCCGTACTCCGACGTCACCGCCAGCCGCCACGTCGAGGCGTCCGTCAGGAACTTCGCCCGCAGGTTCCAGCTCGACCAGGCATCCCAGTTGCCTTGCGGATTCCCGTTGGTGAACGCGAAGAACGCGGCTACGAACAGGACCATGCCGACCCCGAAAGCAACCGCGGCCAGCCAGGTCCACTTGAACACCAGCACCTCTGGAGCGTCATCCTGTCCGGTGTCAGGGTTCCGGCGTAGAAACCAACCCACAACGCCGCACACAGCCAGCACTCCGTCAGCCGTGTAGGCGGCTGTTTGCGCGCCCAAGCCCGCCCAGAGCAGGGCAAAGGACAAAGCGGCTGTAGCGGCAAGACCCACCGGCAAGGCCAACAGAATCTCCAAGATCCAGGCCATCCAGCGCGGCCGCAGCCCGTCGCAAGCCTGCGACGCACGCACCCAGGGCCAACCGATCGCCCACGCCAGCAACAACGCGGTAAGACCCATCACGCTAGCGGCCCTCCCGGCTACTGCGTGTAGGCGAAAGCGGCCTGCTGAGCCAGGTCGCTATCCGGAAGATCGGAGAAATAGCCAACTTTTTCGGTGACCGGAATGCGCGCCAGCACAGGCTGGAGCCGCTCCTGTTGCGCCATCACGTGGAAGGGATCGTGGAACTGCGAGGCATACTGGTCAGACAGGCCGTACTGCTGTAGTGCGCCGAAGAGCGCCACCACAGCCACCGCGGCCACTCCGGCCAGCGCGCGCGCGCCGGTCGTATGGTCTTGGGCAGGCATAGGGTGCAACTCTCAAGTATAGCGGCCGGTCCTACAGATTTCTGAGACGCCTCAACCGGTTGCGCCGCACGCGCTCGGCTCGCACCACTTCCCGTTCATCCAGTCCGAAGTAGTGTGCCACCTCGTGCCAGATGGTCTCCTCCACCAGGCGGCGCAGGTCCGCCGGATTCCGAGCCTCGCGTTCATGCGGACCCTGGTAGAGAGTGATCCGGTCGGGCATCGAGAAAGACGGGACGGACGTGCGTTCGGCCAGGGGACGGCCCTCGTACAGGCCGAGGAGCCCGGGCGTGGCCGGCTCCTGTTCAACAAGGAACACCAGGTTCTGCAGCCGGCGCCGGAAGCGCGGAGGAATGACGCCCATGCACTCTTCGACGAGTTGGTCGAACTCTTGTGGGGTCATCGTCTGGATTGTAGCGTTGCCGGCTTTCCGCATCCAGCATTCGGATCCGGGACGTCGGGCCGTCCTCAATTAGTGCAGAAAAATGAACTCGGAATTTGGTCGAGCGCCAGTTCAAGAGTGGAACGCCCCCGCCTGGCTACTTCGCTGCCGGAATCAGCCCGAGCCCTCGCATCCATACTTCCGCCAGCTTCGGCCAGCCGGTCACGGGCAACTCCGTGGGCCGCAAACCGTAGCCGTGACCGCCTTTGGCGAACAGATGCATCTCGGCGGGGACCTTGGCGTTCTTCAACGCCAGATAGTAAACGAGGCTGTTTTCGACGCGTACTCCGTCATCCTCGGCCTGGACCAGGAAGGTCGGCGGCGTGTTCGCCGTGACGGGCGTCTCGTCGGCCAGTTTGTCGCCCTGCTCTTTCACCGCGAGGTAGGCGGGATAGATCACCACGGAGAAATCGGGCCGGCTGCTCACCTGGTCGGCCGCGTCCACCGCGTCGTAGCTGCGGCGCTCGTATTGCGTGCTGGCCACGGCAGCCAGATGGGCTCCGGCGGAGAAGCCCAGGACGCCGATCTTGCGGGGGTCGAGCTGCAGTTCGACGGCGCGCGAGCGGACAATGCCGACGGCGCGTTGCGCGTCCTGCAGCGGGGCGGCCCAGCGCGGTCCACCCTTGCGGGCCGGTACGCGGTACTTCAGCAGGATACCGGTGACTCCGATGGAATTGAGCCACTCGCACACTTCGGTGCCTTCCAGGTCGAGCGCGAGGATGTTGTAGCCGCCGCCCGGCAGCACCACCACGGCGGCGCCGGAATTGCGATTCTTCGGGGCCGGATAAATCGTAATAGTTGGTTCACTTACGTTGCCGAGGCGGATCACACGCCGGCCGGCGACCAGCGCTCCATCCGCTTTCGTCGTATCGGCTTCCGGGCCGATATCGCCCTTTTCACCGGGCGCGCCTTTGGGCCAGATCTTCTCGGCCGCCGGTTCCGCGGCATAGGCCATGGTACTAGCGATGGTCAGGAACACAGTGAAAATGCGCATCGTCGTAAGTATCCTTGCTGAGCCACTATCGTATCGCTTGCTCTATCGGCCCGCGGAGCCGCTGCCGATACTCTCGATAACCGGGGAACGGTCCCCCGGAACCGTCCAGCCCGATTTATGTCCAAGCTGAGCCTGGAAGAGATTCTGGCCCGCCTCAATACGGAGGAAGCCTCTCCGCTGCCCGACCGCGCTGCGTTCCTCGACGCGGCCTGCGGCTCGGATGCGGACCTGCGCCAGCTGGCCGGTGCCCTGTTCGACAGGAAGTTCCACACCGCGGACCCGAAAGGGGCCGATTCCTCGGATATACCGCGCATGGGCGGACGAGTGGGTCCCTACCGCATTGAGCGCGAGCTGGGCCGCGGCGGCATGGGTGTGGTGTATGTCGCGATGCGCGACGACGACCAGTATCACAAGCGCGTCGCGATTAAGGTGCTCAACATCAGCCAGGACAGCGAGGAACTGCTGCACCGCTTCCAGAACGAGCGCCAGATTCTCGCGAACCTCGATCATCCCAACATCTGCCGGCTGTTGGACGGCGGTGTGACGTCCAACGGACTGCCGTATTTCGTCATGGAGTACATCCGTGATGCGCGGCCGATTGACGAATACGCGAATGCCCACAACCTGTCAGTGCGCCAGCGGCTGCTGCTGTTTCTCAAGGCCTGCGCAGCTGTGCAGCATGCCCACCGGTTTCTGATTGTTCATCGCGACCTGAAACCCAGCAACATCCTCGTCTCCGAGGAGGGCGAGGTGAAGCTGATGGACTTCGGCATCGCCAAAAACCTACTGGCGTGCCTGGACGGCAGCTTCCACTCGCAAACCATGGGCCTGCAGCCGATGACGCCTGCTTATGCGAGCCCTGAGCAGGTGAGCGGCGAGCCCATCACTACCAGCAGTGACGTTTACTCCCTCGGCGTGGTGCTGTACGAGCTGCTGACGGGCCAGCACCCGTCGCGCCGCATGGAGCAGCCGCTGCCGGAGCTGCTGAATTCCATCTGCCTGGCCGATCCGCAGCGCCCCAGCGTGATGGTGCTCAAGCACGCGCCCCCGCAGATGGAGGAGAACCCCAAGCGGCTCAGCAAGCTGCTGCGCGGCGACCTGGATTGGATCATCCTCATGGCGCTGCGCAAGGATCCCAACCGGCGCTATGCCTCGGTGGAACAACTCACCGACGATCTGCGCCGGGTCCTGGGCGGGCGGCCGGTGCGCGCCCGCAACGACACTCTGCGCTATCGCGGCTGGAAGTTCGCCGGCCGCCACCGCTTCGGTGTCACGGTGGTGTTCCTGCTGGGCGTCACACTCATGTGGGGCGTCTGGTCCACGCAGAACCAGAAGGCGCGGGCCGAAGAACGGTTCCGGGACACGCGTGAGCTGGCGCACAGCATTCTCTTCGAGATCAGCGACGCCATTCGCGACCTGCCGGGCTCCACGCCGGCTCGCATGCTGCTGGTGCGGCGCGCGTTGACCTATCTGGACAAACTGGCCAGCGAGGCCGGCAACGACCTGACGCTGCAGTCCGAACTGGCCGAGGCTTACCACAAGATCGGCGAGGTGCAGTACCGGGTGGGCTACCCCAATATCGGCGACATTGCCGGCGCCCTGAACAGCGCTCGCAAGGAGCTGGAGATCCGCTACAAACTGGCCAGCGCCGTGCCCGGCCAGATCTCGCAATTGAACCTGGCCTCCGCCCACCAGCGGGTGAGTGAAATGTTCGACGGCACCGGCGACGCCTTCAACGCCGCGCATCACCTGGGGAAAGCGTTGGAGATCCGGGAGGCTCTGAACGCCAAGGATCCCGACAACGCCGCGATTCAATCCGACCTGGCATCCACTTACCGCGTGCTGGGTGACATCCAGAAGATCGCGGGCAAACCCCAGAATGCGATCGACTGGAATCGGAAGGCGCTGGCCATCCGGGAGGCACTGCTGGCTCGCAGCCCTAGCGATGACGGCCTGCGGCGGCAGATCTCCATGGACCTGGTGCGAATCGCCGACTCGCTGGGGAGTCCCAATGAGACGAATCTGGGCCGCTATGCCGAAGCGCGCTCCGTTTACGAGAAGGCCCTGGTGATCCGGTTGGAAGTGCTGGCGGCCAATCCAAACAGTCCCACGGCCTTGCGTGAGGTAGGCAACATCTACCAGCGCATGGGCGTCATGCTCATCGAGACTGGCGAGTATAAGGACTCGCTGGCCATGAGCCTGAAGAGCGCCGAGATCTCAGAGCGGTTGGCCCTCGACGATCCCGCGAACTTCGAAGTCAGCCGCGACCTGGGTGTGAAATGCGACCAGATCGGTGTCGTCCTGGAGAAACTGGGCAATCTGGCCGGAGCAGAGTCAAGCCTGCGCCGCGGCCTGGCGTTGAAATCGGCCCTGCTCGCCCGCAGTCCCAGCAGTCAGCGCAGCCAGGAGGACGTAGCCATCACGAACTCGCTCCTGGGCGTCCTGTTGGCTCGCGTCCACCGTCCCATTGAGGCCCTGACTCACTTGAAACAGTCGGCCGACGCGTTCCAGCAGATCGTCCGGTCGAACGCCGAAGCGGGCCGTTACCAACTGAATCTCCTCAAGGCCCTGGCCGCGATGGCTGAGATCTATGCCACAAACCGCAACTGGCCCGAGGCGCGCGCCTCTTACCAGCGCGCGCTGGACCTGGCCCGGCAATTGCAGCAGGACGGCAAGCTGGGCGCCACGGACCAGGGCGAACCCGATCGCCTGGCCCGCTGCCTGCAAGCAATCCCCACTGAGTAGTTACGGAACGTTCTGCCCCAGGGGCACGCCGCTGATCTCTTCACCCTGGTCGCCGCTGGGCAGGGTCTCTGTGAACCGGAACACCCGCGCATCGACATTGCGGTTGAGCGTGATGTCGATCATGACCGTGGCGTTGGGCTGCAGCATACTCGTGACGCCGCCCACATCGGACTGGAACTCGGCTACTTCGTAGTAGACCAGGCCGCCCTTCACCGGACGCGCCAGGATCTTGAACCCCAGCCGGCCTTCCGCCGCCTTCCCTTTCAACTTCGCCATCGCGTCGTAGTTCAGGTAGTAAGTGAGCTTGCCCGGGTTGCGCTGATTCCGCTGGCGGTCGACGAAGAAGCCTTCCGGCAGGTCATCGGGGGAGTAGTCGGGGCCCGCCGTGAGAAGAAGATCGTAATCGGAAAGATACTCGCCCCGGTCGTTCTTCAATCGGAAGACGAGCATGACATAGCGGTCTGTCTGGTATTTGGTGGTGCGCAGCAGGCCTTTAACCTCCTCCACCTTCTCGTCCTTCTGCGTTTGCGCGGTGAGCGCATCGAGGTCTTTGCAGAGCGCGTCATAGGAGTCGACGTCTGACACCGCCAGGCAGCGCGTCACCCATTCCAGCGTGGGATGCTCGCCCGTGCCGCGCACACTGGCGATGATGCCCATGTCCCGACCCGAGTGCGACCTTCCGGGCAGCACGCCCAGGCCTGTATCCGTGGTCTTCTTCTGTCCTGTGAATTGGAGCTTGCGGCCCTTCTGCTCGAAGGTCAGCAACTCGGTGTTGAGATTGGCGGCCGCGACGCGGACCACGCCGTCGGACCCCTGCTCACCCGTGTAGCTGTTGAGGTGGTCGTACAGACTGCGGTCGATGCGCTGGCCGGTCAGCGTGAACACCCAGCAGGCCGCCGCCCGGCAGTCGTAGTCCAGCCACCTGGTGTTCAGATACCAGCTGAGCTCGCTGCCCAGTTCCAGCCAGTCGAGCACACGCTGCCCTGGCTCCACGCCATCGAAGAAGCTCTTGATGCGGCTCAGCCGGCTCTTGCCGAGTTGAGCCAGCGCCGATCCATGATTCGCTGGCGCCAGCATGATCAGGTGCGACAGCGGGCAGTCGACCAGCTTGCCCGCGCCGTAGTAGAGCTCCATCCACAGCCGTACGACCGGGCCGCCGGTGGAATGGGTGATACACGCGAACTTCTTCCACTGCTTCGTGGCCGGATCGTAAAGCTTCTCCCGCAACGCGCAATCGAAGGCCCGGGCGATGTCGTCGACCGTCACCTGGTCGTCGAAACTCACATACTGGCCCAGGTAGATATTCTCCACCTGCACCTGTTTTCCGGCGGCCTTGAAGCTCTTCTTGAGACGCAGGGGCAGTTGCCCATACGTGTTGGTGTTGCGCACGCTCCATCCATGGACGAAGACGATGACCATACTCACCTCCGAAGGTTTTCGTACAGCTTTATGTTTGCGGTGGAAGCCCCAATGCAGACGATATCCGCTTTCCCATCGCCTGTGAAGTCTTCAATCTTACAATCTGCGCCGGCGATGCCGCCGTCGTCCAGCACGGTCCGCTTCCAGTGCTCCCCTGCCTTGTCCTCGGCCTGGTAGACGGAGAGCCGGAACCCCTTGCCGCGGAAGCCGGAGACAATCTCATCGCGGCCATCACCGTCCAGATCGCCCACGGCCAGGGCGTGCGCATTGATCATGCCGTCTTCAATCACGATCCGTTTCCACGACTTTCCCCGCGGCAGATAGACCACCACCTGATTGCCGTGCCAGGGCTCGATCGCCGTGATGAAGCGCTGCTTACCCAATTTGCCCAGCCGTACCTCACTGCTGCCGCATTCCGGGCACTTGCGGGGGTCACCCTTGCTGAGCTCGGTCCACTTCCAGCCGCCTCCCTTCTTTGGCTCAAACAGCCGCAGGCCATCGAAACTAGCCGTGATCAGGCGCTGGCCGTGCGTGGTCCAATCCACCGGAGCTATGGCATGGACAATGCCGTGCAGCTCTTCCGTCACCGTTTCGCGCTTCCAGGCGCCCGGACGGTACAGATAGACAGGCGTCTGTCCCTCATATAGCGGCGGCTTCGCGGTGAGTCCCACCAGCGGAGACAGCAGCAGCACCTTCTTGCCGTCGCCGTTCCAGTCGATCCAGCGCAGGCGGTGGGCGGTGGGGATGCGGTCGAGCTCGCGCATGGTCCACGGTTGCCGCACATCCTTGCCGCTCTTCAGCAGATAGACGTCACCGATGCTCTTTTCCGGGCTGGTTTCGAAGTGGGTGGCTACCACGCATTCCGGAATCCCATCGCCGTCGTAGTCGAAGCAGTCGAGGTTGATGGGCCGCGGAGCATTGCTGGCCATCACGTGACGCTCCCACGTCGGGTTCTCAAACCAGGCGAGCTCCGTTGCCCGTTCATCGACCGCGATCAGGTCCTTCTTGCCATCTCCGTTCAGGTCAACCGCAACCAACTGGTAGCCCATTTTCAGGCCGCTTGTCACCACATGCGCCCGGAAAGCCGGCAATTCGCCGCCACACAACGGCAGCGCCAGGAGGAACAGATACAAGTGTCTAGTCATGTCAATGAAACCCCGCATCCGCGGGACACATCCTTTGCACAAAGAGTTCTCTGTGATAATAGATACTATGCGTTTCGTGCGCACCTTATTCTGGTGCACATTAGCCGCCGTCTGTACTGGGGCGCTGGAGGCTCAATCCGTGATTGAGCCGGTGAATGTGGAGGAGACCGGGGGGGATGCAGTACCAACACTCCCAGTCCTGCCACCTGCATTCGTCCGTCCGGTTGAATCCCTGCCGAGGGAACCGTGGATTCAGCCCAGCCGCCAGGAAGGTGTGAACTGGAGCGGCGTTTTCAAGCAGTCGGCGCTCTTTCTGGGCATCGAACATTCCTTTCGCCTTTTGTCCGAACCAGGCACCCGCGAGGGCATGAAGGGCTCGTTCTTCTCCGGTTGGCTGGCGGCTTCGGGCAATCTTCACGGCTGGGCGGACGGCGACCCCTTCTACGTCAACTACGTAGGACACCCCATGCAGGGGGCGGTTTCCGGCTACATCTGGGTCCAGAACGACGGCAAATACATCGACGCGGAGTTCGGCGCCAACCGGCACTACTGGAAAAGCCGGCTGCGGGCGGCCGCATTCTCAGCGGCTTACAGCTTCCAATTCGAAGCCGGGCCGGTCAGCGAAGCCTCCATCGGAAAGGTGCAGGGCAAGTGGCCCCAGCAGGGTCTAGTAGACCATGTGATTACGCCATTTGTCGGAACCGGCTGGATGATCGGCGAGGACGCTATCGACCGCTTCATCATCAAGAAGCTGGAAGCGAAGTGGGAGAATCCTTATGCGATGGTTTTCGTGCGGGGCGTCCTCAACCCCTCGCGGTCGCTGGCCAATGTCCTGCGCTTCCAGGTGCCATGGGTACGTGACGACCGTCCTGGGCTGTGGTCCCCGATGCACTCTGCCTACGTGCGCGAACTGCGCGAAGGCCGTATCTCCGGCTTACCGCCGGAAGCGCCGCCCGAACTCGAAGGCGAGGCGGGGCTGTCGTCTTTCGAATTCAGCCTGGATGCCCAGCCGCAATTCTTCTTCGGCAGTGGCGGGACAGGCCCCTGCATGGGCGGCGGCGGCGAGGCTGCATTACGCATGACTCCGAGCTGGCAACTGGTCGCGCAGGTGCATGGCTGCAAACTGAATGGGTTGCCTCAGAACCTGAGCGGCGACACCCTCAGCTTTTACGCCGGACCGCGCTGGAATCCCAATCCCACCGGCCGCTGGAGCCCTTACTTCCACGTCCTGGTAGGCGGCATGAAAGTGTCGCAGGAGGAGATGTTCCCGGCTCTCAAGGAGGCGGTGGAGAAAGCCGCGAAAGAGAAGGGCGAGCCGGAAGTCGCGCTGCACGATCTCTACACGAAGGAGTATGAGGCGAACGGCTTCTCCATGGCGGCTGGAGGCGGTGTGGACCTGCGCGTGAATCCTGCCATCGCGCTGCGCCTGGCGAATCTGGAATACAAACGCTCGTGGCTGCCGCCCGCCAATGGGCGCGACTACAACAGCGGCCTGGCGTTCACCGTTTCGATGGTGCTGCGCATGGGCACCTGGTAGACGTCAGCGCAGAGCCTCCGCAACCGGTTTGCCGGTCCAACACGGGTGTGGCGCGACACCGAAGATCGCGGCGATGGTGGCCGCCGTGTCGATGGTCCGCACCAGCGAGCGGATCTCGCGGCCGGGCGGTACCGCGGGTCCATTGAGAATCCACGGAATCTCGAGATCGCGCTGGGTGGGGTGACCATGGCTTGTGCCGGTGCCGCCGTGGTCGGCCGTAAAAAGGATAAATGTGCTGTCCGCCATGCCCGAGTCCCGGATAGCCTTGTGTAGCGAGTCCAACAAACCGCCTACCATCTCCACCGCTTTCCGGTACTCCGGGCCAGACCAGCCGTGGTCGTGACCGGCATGGTCGACATCGTCCAAATGAATGAAGAGCAGATCCGGCTTCGCTGCCTTCCAGTACTCGATGGCGGCCTGCATCGCCTCCGGACTCCCTTTCACGTGGCGTAACACCGGTACCGCTCCGGGTTCGATCAGGCGGCCGAAGTCCTTCCAGTCGTGAAACACGGCCAGGCGCAGCTCCGGCCGTTTGTCGTGCAACAGCCCGAATACGGTGGGGAAACGGCCGTTCGCGTCCTTACAGGCGGGTGCGATGTCGAACTTGTCCGGCTGCCAGTCGTTCGAGGTAACCCCGTGAAGCTCAGGTACGGCGCCCATGATCATCGACGCCCAGTTCGGGCTGCTTACGGTCGGCAGCACGCCGCGCGCATGCAGCGTCCACGCGCCGCTCTTCATCAGGCCCTGGATTTGGGGCGGCGCCTCTTCACGCAACATCTCCGCGCCGAGTCCATCCACGCCGACAACAATCACATGCCGCTGGCCATGGGCGGCCATCGCGATCAGGAGTACCAGGGCCAAACGCATACCGAGCATGATATCCGCATGCGCGGAGGGGCGTCACTGCCGGGCGTTCAGTGAACGGATCCCATCGGCCAGATCGGAGGGACGGTAGATAGGGATCACCTTCCCCTTGGCCGATTTCACCAGGCTCGTGACGGAATCCCCATCGCTGGGATAAGCCGGTGGAGTAAAGGCCAGGAACCAGGTCTTGGGCAGAGCCTCGCGCAGGGCCGGATCAATCGGCGGCAGTTTGGGCCCGGCGCGCCATGTCGGTCCCACGAAAACAAATGCGTCGCTCTGTGTAGGATCCTTCACCTCTGTGCGCAGCATCTCTTCCAGGAAGTCCTTCGGCGAAGGTCCATTCTTCAGCGTCGCCATGTCGATCGTGCTGAGGTCTACTGCGGCCAACTGGCGGATGAGCCGGCGCATACTACGGCGGTCGAAAACGGCCTCCCGGTAAATGACATTGCGGCGCTCCAGGTCGAACACCACAACGCAGGCCGAGGTGAAATTGGCGTCACGCAGCAGGGAATTCAGGCTGCTCAGCAGGATCTGGCGATCCCACGGTGAGAGCTTGGTGACCACGCGCCGGGGCCATACGGGCGCTGCATGGAGAAAGATGGTGGCGTGGGATGCCTTCGTTCCGGGCGCCAGCGCGGGAAAGCCAGGCCAGATCTCATTGCCCAGGGCCTGCACGGTGCCCGGCGGGACCGTCGGCGACACGGCCTTGAAGTTTGCTGTCAGTTTCCAGGCAGCCTTGCAGCGGCGTCCCTTGCCATCGGCCATCAGCCATTCCACTGAATACTTACCCTGACCCACATAGAAGCCGCCGCCCATGCGCAGTTCCAGCTTCCTGAGGTCAGCGCCCTCGGGATACTTGCCGGGCACCTCGAACGGCAGCCAGAGATACTTGGGCTTGGCCGGGCCTTCGCTGGGAATGACACGAAACACCACGGCGGAGGAACGATCCGGTTTGCCATCGAACTCCGCTGCGGAAATCGCCACCTGGAAGCCGGTCCAGATCCGCAGGCCATAGTCGAGCGCCGGATTGAAGTGAGTGATGGTGCACGCCAGCTTACCTGCCTGCGGATCATTCCAGAACGAATCGAAGGCCACGACAGCCTTGCGACCCTGCTCTGACTCAGGATCCAGCTCAAGTTGAGCGAGCAGCGGATAGGCCGCCCACAACGCAATCAGGCAAAGCCGCCCGTGGAACATCGCTTTCCTTCTCCCTCAATCATAGATGCCCGCGGGTGCTCTTTCGTATTCCCTACCTCCCGGTGAAGGACCGCCCAATCGTCATAGAGACGTCGAAAGCCCACTTTTTCGGCCTCCGAGCCTATCTCTGCCCCAAAAAGCCCGGAAAATAGGGGTTTCTGGCCACAGGCCCCTTTACACCGCGCGCGGCCATCCCTTATGATTGATCTGCAAACGAGACCTTCGAACAAAATCGATCGGTTTTGTTTTTAGCTTCCGATCCTCCTCCCGACGGCCTGTCACGGCCGCGACAACGATCGGAGAAGTCACAAGGAGTCGTTATGGCCGAAGTAAAGAAATTGACGCAGACTCAGTTGGTGAAGGAGATCGCCACCGCAACCGGGATTTCCAACAAGCAGGCGAAGGCCGTTCTCGACAAGTACGTTGAGATCGCCATCGCCCAGACGAAGAAGGTTGGCCTGTGTGTGTTGCCTGGCATCGGCCGCCTGAAGAAAGTGGAGCGCAAGGCTCGTACCGGCCGCAATCCTGCCACCGGCGCCACCATCAAGATCCCGGCCAAGAAGGTCGTGAAGCTGACCTTGGCCAAGTCCCTGAAGGACGCCATCGTTCCGGCGCCGAAGCCGAAGGCCCCCAAGAAGAAGGCGTAGTCTCCGGACCGTCGCTGGATTCATTCATTTCCAATCGCAATACAGCCCCGCGTCCTGCTCCAACAGGATGGCGGGGCTCTTGCTTAGGTTTTGAAGGGAGTCCGGAACCCGGTGGCTGCCGGCATCCAGAAACTGGAAAAGCCCCGAATCCGTTGGGATCGGGGCTTTTCATCTTGGGAGACTTAGATAGGATCGCCGCTCAAAGTGCGGGCGGTGTTCCGGAAGAGGGCAAGCGCGAAGCGCGGGCCTAAGCCTGCTTCTTCTCTTCGGGCTTCGATTCTTCTTCCTTCAAGGCGTGCTTGAAGTTCTTGATCCCCTCTCCGAGGCCTTTCGCCAATTCTGGGATCTTCTTGCCGCCAAACAGCAGGACGGCGACCGCCAGAATAATAACCAACTCCATAGGGCCAATGGAACGCACAGGGCCTCCTTATCCATTAACATTGTAGGTATTGGGGAAAACGGGCGTCAAGCGTCCCCTCGTCCTGTCTACCTGTCTTACGGATGCCATGAAGAAGCCTAAACCATTGGAGATTAAAGAGGATCGCTCTCTCCAGGCACGCCGCCGGGCGCGTCAGGCAGTTGGTACCGTCAAGCCCGCGCGTGTCATTACGCCCAAGGTCCTCAAGGATCCCCGCCACAAGAAGTCCCAGCTCGACGATCCGGAATCTTGACTTCGGTTGAGAGTTCTCTCCCCCTCCAACCACTACTCTCGTAGATGAAAAATCCGCTGGTCGCGCCCGCGGCTGCCTTCGCCGCAGGCATCGTCCTGGTGCGTCTGGCCGGCTTCAGCTCGGCGGAGCTTGCAGTGTGCGCCGGCGGATTCGCTCTTCTCGCTCTCTTCGGTCATCGACACCGCTGGCCCTGGCTGCGGTGGACCGCGATTGGCCTTTCCATGCTCGCCTTCGGTGGGCTCGATGCTATCTGGCAAAAGGATCCACCTGTACCACCCATCCCCGAAGGCCCCCTGCTCACCGGTTGCGTGGTGGAGCCCGCCGTCGCCAGCGGCGACCGCCATCAGTTCACTCTCGAACTGCAGCCCGGAGTCCGCGCCCGAATCAGCACCTCGTCCAGTGCCGGAGAGTTTGTCTACGGCCGGCGTGTCCAGGTGGAAGCCACTCTGCGGCCCGTGCACGGCTTCCACAATCCCGGCGCCTTCGACCTCGAAGCCTGGATGGCGCGCCGCCAGATCTACTGGTCCGGCTCCATTGGAAAGAACAAGCGAAGCGAAGTGCTGCCCGGTGCATGCGGTACACCCTGGCGCCGCGGCCTGGAACAACTGCGCGCGTCGGCACTGGCTCGTGTCGACATTCTCTATCCCGGCGACGCCTATCGCAGCGCCATGATGCGCGGCCTGCTGTTGGGCGACAAGAGCGGGATCCGCAAAGCGTGGATCGAGGACTTTCGCCGCACCGGCACCTATCACGCCCTGGTCATCTCCGGCAGCCACATCACCCTGGTCTGTGGCATCCTGCTGCTCTGGCGGCGCTTTTTCGGCTATGGCAGTCGGACCGTTCTGGTCGCTTCCGCCCTCATCGCCTGGCTGTACTCGCTGGTCGCCGGCGGTGATGCTCCGGTGCTGCGCTCCGCCGCGGGCTTCAGCCTCTTCGCCGTGGCGGCCTTGCTGTACCGCCGCACTCAGATTCTCAATCTGCTGGCCGCCGTGGCCCTGGCCTTTCTTGCTTTCGATCCACGCCAGCTCTTTGATGCCAGCTTC encodes the following:
- the tatA gene encoding twin-arginine translocase TatA/TatE family subunit, with protein sequence MELVIILAVAVLLFGGKKIPELAKGLGEGIKNFKHALKEEESKPEEKKQA
- a CDS encoding alkaline phosphatase family protein is translated as MRLALVLLIAMAAHGQRHVIVVGVDGLGAEMLREEAPPQIQGLMKSGAWTLHARGVLPTVSSPNWASMIMGAVPELHGVTSNDWQPDKFDIAPACKDANGRFPTVFGLLHDKRPELRLAVFHDWKDFGRLIEPGAVPVLRHVKGSPEAMQAAIEYWKAAKPDLLFIHLDDVDHAGHDHGWSGPEYRKAVEMVGGLLDSLHKAIRDSGMADSTFILFTADHGGTGTSHGHPTQRDLEIPWILNGPAVPPGREIRSLVRTIDTAATIAAIFGVAPHPCWTGKPVAEALR
- a CDS encoding HU family DNA-binding protein, with protein sequence MAEVKKLTQTQLVKEIATATGISNKQAKAVLDKYVEIAIAQTKKVGLCVLPGIGRLKKVERKARTGRNPATGATIKIPAKKVVKLTLAKSLKDAIVPAPKPKAPKKKA
- a CDS encoding FG-GAP repeat domain-containing protein, with translation MTRHLYLFLLALPLCGGELPAFRAHVVTSGLKMGYQLVAVDLNGDGKKDLIAVDERATELAWFENPTWERHVMASNAPRPINLDCFDYDGDGIPECVVATHFETSPEKSIGDVYLLKSGKDVRQPWTMRELDRIPTAHRLRWIDWNGDGKKVLLLSPLVGLTAKPPLYEGQTPVYLYRPGAWKRETVTEELHGIVHAIAPVDWTTHGQRLITASFDGLRLFEPKKGGGWKWTELSKGDPRKCPECGSSEVRLGKLGKQRFITAIEPWHGNQVVVYLPRGKSWKRIVIEDGMINAHALAVGDLDGDGRDEIVSGFRGKGFRLSVYQAEDKAGEHWKRTVLDDGGIAGADCKIEDFTGDGKADIVCIGASTANIKLYENLRR